AATACGGCGTCGCGGAGGTCGATCCGGACACTGATGAGTGCGTCCTGGCCGCGGCGGACGCGCGACGCCGGACCCGAGGCACCACCGGCGCCAAAGAAGGTGTCGAAAATGTCCTGGAACGCGAATCCCTGGCCTGCGTAACCGGCGCCGCCGAAACCGTTGTCCGTGCCGTTTTCATTGCCGGTGGTGTCGTAGATCCTGCGCTTCTGGGGATCGGAAAGGACCTCGTAGGCGTGCGTTACCGCCTTGAACCGCTCTGCAGCGTCGGCACCTGGGTTAACGTCCGGGTGAAGGGTGCGGGCCAGCTTGCGGTAGGCCTTTTTGATCTCTTCGCCCGTAGCTTCGGGTGAGACTCCAAGGACGTCATAGTGGCTGCTCAAAATTCGTGTCTCTTCCTTGTTGTACTGCGTTCAGTTGGTCGGCCAGGGCTCTTGTTTCACAGCCGGAGCAAGCTCCGGCAGCCAAGAGTCAGGGCCCCAAAATCCTCGAAAGGTAGCGGGCTACCGCCCTGACGGCGGCCATGGTGGTGGGATAGTCCATTCGGGTAGGACCGAGGATTCCCACTTTGGCTGCGCTGTCCGGACCGTAGCCGGTGGCCACCACGGAGGCCTCAGCAAGCCCGTCGTAGGGGTTCTCCCTTCCGATGCTGACAGCCACGCCCCGGTGGTCCTGGGCCATCTCGCTCAACAGCCGCAGCATCACCACCTGTTCCTCGAGCGCCTCCAGCACAGGGCCAATGCTGAGGGGAAAGTCCACATTGGACCGGGCGAGGTTGGCGGTGCCGGCCATGACCATGCGGTCTTCCCGACTGCTCTGCGCCAGCCCCTCAAGGCCGACGGCCAGCGCGTGTGCCGCCTGGCGCTGCGAGTGGGGCGTTGCAGCCACGACGGCGGGAAGGGCCTGGGCGAGGTGGCTCAGCCGGGTTCCCCCCAGGGCAGCCAGGAAACGGGTGCGCAACTCGGCCAGCGCCTCGTCGCCAAGGTCCTGGCCGACGTCCATGACGCGCTGCTCCACCTTGCCGCTGTTGGCGATGAGGACCACGAGGACCTTCCGCGGTGCCAGCAGCACGAATTCGATGTGGCGGACAAGTGCCCTGCTCAGGTGCGGGTACTGGACCACGGCCACCTGGTTGGTCAGTTGCGACAGCAGCCGAACGGTTCGGTCCAGTACGTCGTCGAGGTCGTCCGCGCCCTCCAGGAGGGTCTGGATGGCACGGCGTTCTGCAGCCGAAAGGGGCTTGACTGCCGAGATCTGGTCGACAAAGAGCCGGTAGCCCTTGTCGGTGGGGATCCGGCCGGCGCTGGTATGGGGGGCGGTGATCAGCCCCTCGTCCTCCAGCGCGGCCATGTCATTGCGGATGGTGGCGCTGGAAACGCCAAGATGATGCCGCTCCACCAGGGCCTTTGACCCAACCGGCTCGCGGGAGTGGACGTAATCCTCCACGATGGCCCGCAGTACTTCCAGTTTGCGTGGCTCGCTCACTCTCCACCTCCATCCATGGTCCGGGGCCGCCCGCCCCGCCCGGTGCCACCCGGGGGTTAGCACTCGACATGCCTAAGTGCTAACAGTCTATTATGCCTCGGCCCGTTGTTAGCATTGGTACCGCTCCGGGCGAAACTCCCGGGCTAAGGAGCTAGCGCTAGGCGGATCGATTCCATGGATTACCAGAACTGGGGCCCCCGGGGCATTTCCGCTCCCACGCGGACGGAGCTGCCCGAGGTCCCCGTGGAGCGCGGCATGGTGCTTGAGGAAGTACAGTCCGGCTGGGTGGGCGCCGTCACCCGCGTGGAGAAGTCCGGCGGAATGCACGTCGTTGCATTGGAGGACCGCCGCGGAAAGTCGCGGTCCTTCAAGCTGGGGTTCGGTTTCCTCCTCGAGGGCCAGCCCATCCGGTTGATGCCGCCGGCGCCCAAGGCGGCCGTCGGTGCTCCCGCCGGCAGGACTGCCTCCGGTTCGGTGCGCGTCTCCGGCCAGCGCGCCCAGGTTGCCAAGGCAAGCCGGATCTGGGTGGAAGGCAAGCACGACGCCGAACTGGTGGAAAAGGTCTGGGGAGACGACCTGCGCGTGGAAGGCATCGTCGTCGAGCCCCTCCACGGCATCGACGACCTGGCCGCTGCCGTCGCGGACTTCAGGCCCGGCCCGGGCCGCCGACTCGGTGTGCTGGTGGACCACCTGGTTCCCGATTCCAAGGAATCCCGGATCGCCCACGCCGTCATGGCGTCCCCGGGCGCGGCCGGCAACGTCCTGATCGTCGGGCACCCGTACGTGGACGTGTGGCAGGCAATCCGCCCTGCAGTCCTGGGCATCGAAAAATGGCCCGCCATCCCCCGCGGGCAGGACTGGAAGACCGGGATCCTCAATGCCTTCGGCTGGCCCCACGCCACGAAGGAAGACATCGGCCTCGGATGGCAGAAGCTGCTCGGTGCCGTACGCACGTACGCGGACCTCGAAGCGTCGCTGCTGGGCCGGGTTGAGGAAGTCATTGATTTCCTCACCGTGCCCTGACGGGCGGGCGACGGCCGCAAAGCCAGTATTCTTGGTAGTAGTCAGCACCAACTTGCACCTCAGAAGGACACAGACTGTGGCAGAAAACGCACGTGATCACAGGGACGGCCAGGGCCGTTCCGAGTACCATGGCGTACCCGCCAACGCCCTGCCGCTTACGGCCAGCGAAGACCGCCAATGGGCCACGCTGGCTCACTTCGGCGGAATCCTGGGGTGTATCCCGTCGCTGCTGATCTACCTGATCTTCCGCGACCGCGGGCCGTTCACCGCCCAGGAGTCCAAGGAAGCGCTGAACTTCAGCCTGCCGCCCACCATCGCCGCGGTCCTGGCCAACATCCTGGTCTTCATCCCCTACGTGGGGAACATTTTCGCGGTCATCGCCACACTGATCTGGGTGGCGCTCACGTGCTTCTCGGTGGCCGCCGGCATCCACGTCAACCGCGGCCAACCGCACCGCTACCAGTACAACCTGCGCTGGATCAAGTAGCGGCCCAGGTCAGTCCGGGAGGATGCGGCGGACCACCGCGTCTGCCAGCAGCCTGCCCTTGAGGGTCAGGACCAGGCGTCCCCGGAAAGCGGCAGCGGGCTCCACCAGGCCGCCCGCGATCAGCCCGGCCACCTCATGCCGCCCGGCAGCGCTAAGCGTTGACACCTCGAGCCCTGACTGCAGGCGCGCCTCGAGCATCACCTTTTCCAGGTTTGTGGTTTCCGCATCCAGGGTTTCCCTGCCGGCAGCCGGCGACAGCCCCTGCGACAGCCTGTTGGCATAGGCGGACGGGTGCTTGACGTTCCACCAGCGGACCCCGCCCACGTGCGAATGTGCGCCGGGGCCGATCCCCCACCAGTCGTCTCCCCGCCAGTAGGCCAGGTTGTGCCGGCACGCCTGATCCGGAGTGCGCGCCCAGTTGCTGACCTCATACCAGCCGAGCCCTGCTTCGGTGATCAGCTGGTCGGCGAGCTCGTACTTGTCGGCGTGGTCGTCGTCGTCAATTCCCGGGACTTCGCCACGGCGCATCTGGGCTGCCAGCTTGGTCCCTTCCTCGACGATCAGCGCGTAGGCGCTGATGTGGTCAGGCTGGTAGGACAGGGCCGTCTCCAGGGAGTGGCGCCAGTCGGCCAGTGTCTCCCCCGGCGTGCCGTAGATCAGGTCCAGGCTGACGGCCAGGCCGGCTTCCCGGGCCCACTGCACCACCTGCGGTACCCGGCTCGGCGTGTGGGTGCGGTCAAGGACCTTGAGGACGTGCGGAACGGCGGACTGCATGCCAAAGGACACGCGGGTGAAGCCGGCCTCCTTGAGGACGGCCAGGGATTCAGGGGTGACAGAGTCCGGGTTGGCTTCCGTGGTGACTTCGGCACCGTCCTCGATGCCCCAATGGTCAATGGCAGCGCGAAGGATCAGGGCGAGGTCATCAGCGGGCAGCAGCGTGGGCGTGCCGCCCCCAAAGAAGACAGTGCTGAGCTTCCGCTCCGGCAGGCCGGAACCTGCCAGCACGTTCGCCGCCAGCGCCACTTCCGACACCGCCGTTTGCGCATATGCGTCCTGCGAAGCACCGCCGCCGAGTTCCGTGGCGGTATAGGTATTGAAGTCGCAGTAGCCACAGCGCACCGCGCAGAACGGGATGTGGACGTACAGGCCAAATGCCCGGCCCGCCGCACCGTCCGCTGCCTGTGCAGGCAGCAGGCCGTCCGACGGCGCCGGGTCGCCGAGGGGAAGGACGCTGGGCATCAGCGCGTCCCCCGCTGCGCAGTGGTCACTTCTTCTTTGCCTTGTCCTTCGATTCGTCCGTGGTGAGGGCGGCGATGAAGGCCTCTTGCGGCACTTCCACCGTCCCCACCATCTTCATGCGCTTCTTGCCTTCTTTCTGCTTTTCCAGGAGCTTGCGCTTACGCGAGATGTCACCGCCGTAGCACTTCGCCAGTACGTCCTTGCGGATGGCCCGGATGCTTTCACGGGCGATGATTCGGGAACCGATGGCCGCCTGGATGGGCACCTCGAACTGCTGCCGCGGGATGAGTTCGCGGAGCTTGCCGGTCATCATCACGCCGTAGGCGTAAGCCTTGTCCCGGTGGGTGATGGCACTGAAGGCGTCCACCTGCTCGCCCTGGAGCATGATGTCCACCTTGACCAGGTCGGCAACCTGCTCGCCATCGGCTTTCCAGTCCAGCGATCCGTAGCCACGGGTCTTCGACTTCAGGATGTCGAAGAAGTCGAAGACGATTTCCGCCAGCGGCAGGCGGTAGCGGATTTCCACCCGGTCCTCGGAAAGGTAGTCCATGCCGCCCATGACGCCGCGGCGCGACTGGCACAGCTCCATGATGGCGCCGACGAATTCGTTGGGGGCCAGGATGGTGGCGGAAACCATCGGTTCGCGTACTTCCGCGATCTTGCCGGTGGGGTACTCGCTGGGGTTGGTCACGCGGACCACCTTTTTGTCCTCCAGCGTGACCTCGTATTCCACGTTCGGCGCAGTGGAGATGAGGTCGAGGTTGTATTCGCGCTCCAGGCGTTCGCGGGTGATCTCCAGGTGAAGGAGACCCAGGAAGCCGACGCGGAACCCGAATCCCAGTGCGGCCGACGTCTCCGGTTCGTATACCAGCGCGGCGTCATTGAGCATGAGCTTTTCGAGGGCGTCGCGGAGGACCGGGTAGTCGGCGCCGTCCAGCGGGTACAGGCCCGAGAACACCATGGGCTTGGCATCGGCGTAGCCGGGGAGCGACTCGGCGGCCGGCTTGGCCAGGTTGGTGACGGTATCGCCAACCTTGGACTGCCGGACGTCCTTCACACCGGTGATCAGGTAACCCACTTCACCGACGCCCAGGCCCTTGGAAGGTGTGGGTTCAGGCGAGCTGACGCCGATTTCCAGGAGCTCGTGCGAGGCCCTGGTTGACATCATCTGGATGCGTTCCCGCGGGTGGAGCATGCCGTCCACCACACGCACATAGGTCACCACACCGCGGTAGGTGTCGTAAACAGAATCGAAGATCATGGCACGGGCAGGACCATCGGGGTCACCCTTCGGCGCCGGCAGGTCCCGGACAATCTTGTCCAGCAGTGCTTCCACGCCAACGCCCGTCTTGCCGGACACCCGCAGGACATCTTCGGGATCGCCGCCGATCAGATTGGCCAACTCGGCTGCATACTTCTCGGGCTGCGCCGCCGGCAGGTCGATCTTGTTCAGCACCGGAATGATGGTGAGGTTGTTCTCCATGGCCAGGTAGAGGTTGGCGAGCGTCTGGGCCTCAATGCCCTGGGCCGCGTCCACCAGCAGGATTGCGCCCTCGCAGGCGGCCAGGGACCTGGACACCTCGTAGGTGAAGTCAACGTGGCCCGGGGTGTCGATCATGTTCAGTGCATAACTCACGCCGTCCACCTCCCACGGCATGCGGACAGCCTGGGACTTGATGGTGATCCCGCGTTCACGCTCGATGTCCATGCGGTCCAGGTACTGGGCCTTCATGTCGCGCGCCTGGACCACCCCGGTGGACTGCAGCATCCGGTCCGCCAAGGTGGACTTGCCGTGGTCAATATGCGCGATGATGCAAAAGTTCCGAATGATTGCCGGATCTGTCGCGGCGGGCACCGGTGCGGTGCGGGCCATGGGAGACACGCAGGGTCCTTACTGTTGGCTTTTCTGCAGCCATCCGGCAGGCACGCGAAAGGTGCCTGCGGTCCAGCCGCACATCTTGAACATCCAGTGTCCCACGTCCGGGACCCCGCCACCGCATCCGGACCGGCACATACAAGGGCGTTTCGGCGGCGCAACCCCGCAGATAGGCTGTCCGGATGGCTATTGATCTCCGCTCCCTGGGAAACGCCGTCCGCCGCGGACTGCGGCTGCTGCAGAACCGACCGTCCGCTCCGAAGGCCCCTGGCCGCCTGCCGGACAGGCGCCCCGGCGGCCGGCGGCCCGGACACGGCAGCGTCGCCCCAGAGGCTGCGGCCTACCCTGGGGACTTCCGCGGCCGTGCCGCCATCCACTACGCCCCGCGGCCGGACGGCGATCCGGATCCGGGTGAGGTGGTGTGGGCTTGGGTCCCTTACGAGGAGGACCACGCCAAGGGGCAGGACCGGCCGGTCCTCCTGGTGGGGCATAACGGCCCATACCTGCTGGGACTGATGCTGACCAGCAGGGACAGGGTGCCCGACGGTTCCACTGCATCCGGGTACGTGGACCTGGGTGCCGGCGGCTGGGACAGGCAGGGCAGGGCGAGCGAGGTGCGGCTGGACCGGATCCTTCAGATCCGGCCCGACAGCATCCGGAGGGAAGGTGCGGTGCTGGACAGGGCGCGCTTCGAAAAAGTGGCAGCCGGTCTCCGGGGGCGACACGGGTGGACGTGACCGGCGCAAATGGCCAGCGCCGCCGCTGACCTGCTATTCTTTATTGCTGTGTGTCCGTGCAGGTCGACGGTCACTGATGGTTGGCCGCCATAGGTATCCCCACGCCGCTCAGTCAAGGCCAGCTTGAAAGCCCTCTAGACCATTTCCGCATTACAAAGAGAGTTCACACGTGGCGAATATCAAGTCCCAGAAGAAGCGCATCCTGACCAACGAGAAGGCCCGCCTGCGCAACAACGCAGTCAAGTCCGAGCTGAAGACGGCCATCCGCGCCGTCAACACCGCTGTTGAGTCCGCTGACAAGGAAGCTGCTACTACTGCGCTCGTTTCTGCCAGCCGTAAGCTGGACAAGGCTGTCAGCAAGGGTGTTCTGCACAAGAACAACGCAGCGAACCGCAAGTCGGCGATCTCCAAGAAGGTCAACGCACTCTAAGGTTTCCAGTTCCCACGAACTGATGGTGTGGCCGGTACCCTCGGGTACCGGCCACACGGCTTTAAACGGTTTGTTCGGGTAGCCGCGGCAGGCCGCCGTCGACTGTCACCTGAAACGCCTGTTCGATCTGCTGCGGGATGCGGCAGGGCGGCAGGAGCTGACGGAGTCCTGGCGCTACCTGCCCTGGACGGACATGGCAATCACGGTCACGGCTTGCTCCACCGCGTAGACCGGATCCCGGGACAGGCCCTTGACCTGCGCGTCAGCCTCCGCCGTGACCTGGATGGAGCGCACCAGGCCCTCGGGCGTCCAGCGCCGGACATCCCGCTGCGCCTGCTCGACCAGCCAGGGCTGCATGCCCAGCTCCGCGGCGATCTGCGCTGACGATCCAGAGGCACCTGCCACCCGGGCCACCGTCCTCAGCTTGGATGCGAGGGCTGCCACCAGGGGCACCGGGTCTGCGCCGGTGGCAAGGGCATGGCGCAGGGTGGACAGTGCCAGCGGCGCGTTTCCTGCCATTGCCGCGTCGGCCACCTTGAACGCGGTAGCTTCGACCCGGCCGCCATAGTATTTGTCCACCGTGTCCGTGGTGACGGTGGTGCCCGCGTCCGCGATCAGTTGGGCGCACGCGGCGGCAAGTTCGGACAGGTCTGCACCGACGGCGTTCACCAGTGCCTGGACGGCATCCTGGTTGATGCGCCGGCCGGCTGCTTTAAACTCCGCGGCCACGAATTGGACCTTGTCGGCGTCTTTCTTCAGCGGCTGGCAGTCAACCACGGGCCAGCCGTCCTTCCGGATGGCGTCCAGGAGCTTCTTGCCCCGCGCTCCCCCGGCGTGGCGGAGCACCACGACGGCGTCCTCCTCCGGATGTTGGAGGTATGCGAGGGCATCCGCAAGGAAGGCATCGTTCATGCCCTCCACGGCTTCCACCTCGATGAGCTTGCTTTCGCCGAACAAGGAGGGACTCACCTGCATGGTGAGGGCGCCGGGTTCATACCCGGCAGCATTCATACGGCTCAATTCAACGTCCGGTGCAGCCGCCCTGACCTGCGAACGGATCCTGTCCATGGCCCTGATGCCCAGGTACTCTTCCGGCCCGCTCACCAGCACGATCC
This window of the Pseudarthrobacter defluvii genome carries:
- the hrcA gene encoding heat-inducible transcriptional repressor HrcA: MSEPRKLEVLRAIVEDYVHSREPVGSKALVERHHLGVSSATIRNDMAALEDEGLITAPHTSAGRIPTDKGYRLFVDQISAVKPLSAAERRAIQTLLEGADDLDDVLDRTVRLLSQLTNQVAVVQYPHLSRALVRHIEFVLLAPRKVLVVLIANSGKVEQRVMDVGQDLGDEALAELRTRFLAALGGTRLSHLAQALPAVVAATPHSQRQAAHALAVGLEGLAQSSREDRMVMAGTANLARSNVDFPLSIGPVLEALEEQVVMLRLLSEMAQDHRGVAVSIGRENPYDGLAEASVVATGYGPDSAAKVGILGPTRMDYPTTMAAVRAVARYLSRILGP
- a CDS encoding DUF3097 domain-containing protein, whose amino-acid sequence is MDYQNWGPRGISAPTRTELPEVPVERGMVLEEVQSGWVGAVTRVEKSGGMHVVALEDRRGKSRSFKLGFGFLLEGQPIRLMPPAPKAAVGAPAGRTASGSVRVSGQRAQVAKASRIWVEGKHDAELVEKVWGDDLRVEGIVVEPLHGIDDLAAAVADFRPGPGRRLGVLVDHLVPDSKESRIAHAVMASPGAAGNVLIVGHPYVDVWQAIRPAVLGIEKWPAIPRGQDWKTGILNAFGWPHATKEDIGLGWQKLLGAVRTYADLEASLLGRVEEVIDFLTVP
- a CDS encoding DUF4870 domain-containing protein, whose product is MAENARDHRDGQGRSEYHGVPANALPLTASEDRQWATLAHFGGILGCIPSLLIYLIFRDRGPFTAQESKEALNFSLPPTIAAVLANILVFIPYVGNIFAVIATLIWVALTCFSVAAGIHVNRGQPHRYQYNLRWIK
- the hemW gene encoding radical SAM family heme chaperone HemW codes for the protein MPSVLPLGDPAPSDGLLPAQAADGAAGRAFGLYVHIPFCAVRCGYCDFNTYTATELGGGASQDAYAQTAVSEVALAANVLAGSGLPERKLSTVFFGGGTPTLLPADDLALILRAAIDHWGIEDGAEVTTEANPDSVTPESLAVLKEAGFTRVSFGMQSAVPHVLKVLDRTHTPSRVPQVVQWAREAGLAVSLDLIYGTPGETLADWRHSLETALSYQPDHISAYALIVEEGTKLAAQMRRGEVPGIDDDDHADKYELADQLITEAGLGWYEVSNWARTPDQACRHNLAYWRGDDWWGIGPGAHSHVGGVRWWNVKHPSAYANRLSQGLSPAAGRETLDAETTNLEKVMLEARLQSGLEVSTLSAAGRHEVAGLIAGGLVEPAAAFRGRLVLTLKGRLLADAVVRRILPD
- the lepA gene encoding translation elongation factor 4, producing MSPMARTAPVPAATDPAIIRNFCIIAHIDHGKSTLADRMLQSTGVVQARDMKAQYLDRMDIERERGITIKSQAVRMPWEVDGVSYALNMIDTPGHVDFTYEVSRSLAACEGAILLVDAAQGIEAQTLANLYLAMENNLTIIPVLNKIDLPAAQPEKYAAELANLIGGDPEDVLRVSGKTGVGVEALLDKIVRDLPAPKGDPDGPARAMIFDSVYDTYRGVVTYVRVVDGMLHPRERIQMMSTRASHELLEIGVSSPEPTPSKGLGVGEVGYLITGVKDVRQSKVGDTVTNLAKPAAESLPGYADAKPMVFSGLYPLDGADYPVLRDALEKLMLNDAALVYEPETSAALGFGFRVGFLGLLHLEITRERLEREYNLDLISTAPNVEYEVTLEDKKVVRVTNPSEYPTGKIAEVREPMVSATILAPNEFVGAIMELCQSRRGVMGGMDYLSEDRVEIRYRLPLAEIVFDFFDILKSKTRGYGSLDWKADGEQVADLVKVDIMLQGEQVDAFSAITHRDKAYAYGVMMTGKLRELIPRQQFEVPIQAAIGSRIIARESIRAIRKDVLAKCYGGDISRKRKLLEKQKEGKKRMKMVGTVEVPQEAFIAALTTDESKDKAKKK
- a CDS encoding type II toxin-antitoxin system PemK/MazF family toxin, with the protein product MAIDLRSLGNAVRRGLRLLQNRPSAPKAPGRLPDRRPGGRRPGHGSVAPEAAAYPGDFRGRAAIHYAPRPDGDPDPGEVVWAWVPYEEDHAKGQDRPVLLVGHNGPYLLGLMLTSRDRVPDGSTASGYVDLGAGGWDRQGRASEVRLDRILQIRPDSIRREGAVLDRARFEKVAAGLRGRHGWT
- the rpsT gene encoding 30S ribosomal protein S20, whose translation is MANIKSQKKRILTNEKARLRNNAVKSELKTAIRAVNTAVESADKEAATTALVSASRKLDKAVSKGVLHKNNAANRKSAISKKVNAL
- the holA gene encoding DNA polymerase III subunit delta, with product MAAAQKRATRSPASNTASWRDVAPARIVLVSGPEEYLGIRAMDRIRSQVRAAAPDVELSRMNAAGYEPGALTMQVSPSLFGESKLIEVEAVEGMNDAFLADALAYLQHPEEDAVVVLRHAGGARGKKLLDAIRKDGWPVVDCQPLKKDADKVQFVAAEFKAAGRRINQDAVQALVNAVGADLSELAAACAQLIADAGTTVTTDTVDKYYGGRVEATAFKVADAAMAGNAPLALSTLRHALATGADPVPLVAALASKLRTVARVAGASGSSAQIAAELGMQPWLVEQAQRDVRRWTPEGLVRSIQVTAEADAQVKGLSRDPVYAVEQAVTVIAMSVQGR